CAAATACACTATCTGCATCTCGTGGCGGCAAACACATGCTTTTTTCCTCTTCTTTCTTCTTTCGATTTTTAAAAGCATGAGTTTGCCCTTTTTTTTCTATTTGTTACAGTCATTATTTTCTTATCCTGGCGCTTATGGGGGCCAACCCCAGGGGTCCAAAAGTATTTTTCACTGGCTGAGTATGACGGGAAATTGTATGCCGGGACGGGGGATAGTGGCCAGATTTTTGTCTTTGACGGCGTTTCCTGGAGCAATATGGGCGTGGCGTTTGGCGGGACGTTTTACGACTTGCTCGCTTATAACGGAAAGCTTTATACCGTCTACGATACGGTGTATGCCTATGACGGCGTGAGTTGGGCGGTGGCTCAGCCTTCAATCGGGGCAATTTCATTAGCGGTTTATGACAACAAACTGTTTGTCGGAACCGCGAATACGGGTCTGGTTCATCAATTTGACGGGACAACCTGGAGTTCCGTTTGGGTAACGTCCGAACCCATTCTCACTGAACTTGAGGTCCACGACGGTAAGCTTTACCTGGGGACCAATCCTGGTGGACATATCTATGCCTTTGATGGGTCGAGCTGGTCGCTGTGTTTTGACAGTCCTGAAGAAACAGTTGGGGCGCTGGCCAGTTTTAATGGCATGCTGTTTGCCGGAACGTCCAGTTCTGGTTTGATTTATCTGATGGGCGGAACGGCGCCATCCTCGGTTGATTTGTACCTGCACGCCAGCGGTTCGACGCTGTTTCTGGATAATCTGGCCCCAGGTGGTTCAACCGCTAAATTTCGGGATTCTTCATCACTCAATTTCAACAGTGGAAATCCCTGGAAGGAGATTGGAACCTGGGACTCGGTCGCCGGTTCGATTCCACCTCCTGCCACCACGCTCACCGAACTTGGTGACCTCAAAGTATGGCTGGGGCTCAAGAACAGTGATGATCAGGGCACCCGGTTTGATTTGCGGGCAGAAGTTTATAAAAACGGCGTTCCGATTGCTGCTGGGGAAACGCTGTGTATTACCGGAGTTACCCGAAATCCGGCGCTTGCGAAAGAAGTGCTGGTTGCTTTTGGTACAATTCCCAGTGTCAGTATTACTTCGACGGATGTCATTTCAGTGAAGATTCTGGCTCGGATTGGAACTGACGGTGCCGGGGGGCTTTGTGGAGGGCATAGCAACGCGGTTGGGGTGCGAATGTATTTTGACAGTCTGAGTCGTCCGGCTAACCTGAAGGCGACATTTTAGATTGGGGATGAATACTACAACGAGGTTTCAGTTTTAACCTGCGAAGCGGGTGGGAGAAAGTAGCCCCCGGTGCAACCGGGGGATCGGTCGGTCGTTCCCCTCAGCCTGCGCAGCAGGTGGCAGAGAGTGCCTGAGGAAGTTCATGGCAATTAGGGGGATACCGGTGACGGCACGAGCATTCGTTTCTCTCTGTCACCTGCTGCGCAGGCTGGGAGGTGGCGGCATTCGATTCCCCCGGTTGCACCGGGGGCTACTCTCTGTTACCTGCTGCGCAGGCTGAAACTGAATTTTCAGCTTGTTCCAAAGAAACCCATCACGGAAAAATTTACAGAAGGTTATTTTTTAACGCCATCTCAACCTCTGAACTGGAATCATTTTCTGAACGACTATAGGTGGTGGTTGCGGCAAACTATTGAATCAGGTCGAGTTTCACGACATCAAGTTCCACGCCAAAGCTATCGCCCCCTGACACACTGACCGTCAGTTGGTGATTTCCAGGCAGCACATTGATTGGACCAAGAGGGTCATTCACCTGGAATATATTCCAACCATTGCCGAAATCCCCAGTATCCTGAGCCGAAAAGGATCCAATCGGGGTATTGTCAAATTGAAGCGCGACTGTTTCCAAGGCACCAAAATTATCGTTGCTGTAGCGGACACTGATCTGGTAGCGCGCTTCGGTCGGTGCTTGAAACGTCAATGTTCGGGTTTGGCCTGACAGGAGCAACACGGTTGTTTGGTTTGAGGCATTGGACCGGGTCATGAGCTGTCCTTGACCTGTTCCTTGTTCGGCTTCAAGCACATATTGCCTGGGGGTATTGAGCCGAGCCAGGGATCTTTGGATGTTCGGATTGCGCTCGATGAGCCTCCAGATCAATCCGGAACGGGCATTTTCCAAATGCAGCAACATCGGTCCCTGGTCAATGGCAAACAATGCCCGCTGCACCCAGGTTCCAGTGCTGCGCACCCAGGCACGATTGGCAGCGGATGGAAGATTCATCCTGCGTTGACTGATGTCATTATTGAAGGCATCCGGCAAGCCAAATTTCCAATGCCAGTGTCCGCGTTGCCAGGCTTGTCGAAGCGCGGCAATGACGCGTGTTCGCCAATCCGTTCCAAAGCTCACGGCATTTATCATTCCATAATAGGCAATGGTGCCATCCTGGTCTGGTACAGGATTACAGGCGATAGGCGGCGCCCCATAGGCGTAGTAGCCGTCGTCCGGGCCTTCCGCCGCCGTGATTCCCCAGGCAGTTGGTCCATACGTTGCAAAACCTTCAGGATTTTGGGTGGCATATTGCATTGCCGCCAGCATTGCCTGTCTGGAATTCTCGTACCAGTTCACCAGATTTTCACCTGGGCAGGCTGGAAACAGGATGGTCTGGGTATTGAGAAAGGCATGCAAAAACTGGTAGGTAAATAACGATCCGGGATATGTCGTTACGATCCCATTTTTGATGCAATCTCGTTGCCAGGCACAGTGAACTGAGATCGGCACCGGATGTGTTTGCGAACCAACCGCCAGCAACGTCACAATTGAGGCTTCGTCAGTATAAAAATCCAGGGTTGCCGGGCTCCCATCACTCCGACTGGAATACCCGCCTTCATTTTGAGCGTCAGGGATGTTGAATGGCGGTCCTTCACGGAGTTCGTTTGGTTTCCAGCCCAGATAAAATTGGTGCGACCCCGGTTCCAGCAGGAACGGCCAATCCACTTGATCATAAATGGTTTGGGCCAGGGTACGGATTTCAGTTTCCTCGGGTGTGGTTCGGTCAAAATAGCTTTGTGCCGCGAGCACACCCATCAGCGCCAGGCCGGTGTCAATCGTTGACAGTTCAACCGTGTTGAGTGATTCGTTGGCGGAAGTACCTGGAAAGTCAAAGTTGAGTTTTCGTCGCCCATCAATTCCAAGAAAGTGGTAGAAAAATCCTCTATGTCCAATTCGGCCAATCCGGTCTGGTCCAAAGCTGGTTGCATTGGACAGCAGGCGTAAGATCGAGCGTGCTCGGGTGATTGCTTCGGTGCGGGAAATCCATCCTCGTTCAGCACCGATGGCTAAGGCAGGAAGGGCAAACCCGCCGCCGCCAACCGTCAGCAAATCGTTAAAGGTTGAGCGATCCTGCGGTATCCCAAGCGAAGCTGGCTTGCGACTGGACCAGTCCAGAAAATATTGAAATGAACGGCGTTCGAGCAGATCGAGTAACTCCGTATCGCTCACCGGCTCAATGGCTGGTCGGTTTGGAACAAACGAAATACGATGAAAATCCAGCGTGCCACGGACCGGGTTTGTAATCCGATCAGCTACATTGCTGCGTTCAATGACAAAATTGAGCACCTTGGATTGGCGCAGATTCAGGTCCCGCCCGCCGATGATTTTATAGTTTGCTGGACTGCGAAAATTCCAGGTGAGGGCTACTGGATTGGTGGCGGGTTTGATCAAGAAGCGGGTAAATCGTCCACCGCCCTGGGTGTCTTTGAGTTCAATCCGGAGAAAGATATTTTTCGATCCTGGATTTCTCACCTGGAGAAGTACCCTTTGAAAACTCCGACGACCACCTGGTTCCACCAGGACTCCATCTACATTGTCCAAATCCAGCACATGCTCTGGAAATGAAATCGTTTGGATCGTTTGACCATCAAAAGTCGCCTGGGTATCGGTGAGTCCAAAAAGGGAATGGAAGACACCGGTAAATGCTTCCACATCCTGATCAATTGAGAAATTCCAGTTCAGTCGAAACCGACAGGGCTTACCTGTCTCGCAGACCAGCGAGGATTGTCCATAGGGTTTCCCATTTTTGTTGATGCCACCCGTATTGCCGGAAAATTGATTGAACCCAAAAT
This genomic stretch from Acidobacteriota bacterium harbors:
- a CDS encoding PQQ-like beta-propeller repeat protein gives rise to the protein MYAGTGDSGQIFVFDGVSWSNMGVAFGGTFYDLLAYNGKLYTVYDTVYAYDGVSWAVAQPSIGAISLAVYDNKLFVGTANTGLVHQFDGTTWSSVWVTSEPILTELEVHDGKLYLGTNPGGHIYAFDGSSWSLCFDSPEETVGALASFNGMLFAGTSSSGLIYLMGGTAPSSVDLYLHASGSTLFLDNLAPGGSTAKFRDSSSLNFNSGNPWKEIGTWDSVAGSIPPPATTLTELGDLKVWLGLKNSDDQGTRFDLRAEVYKNGVPIAAGETLCITGVTRNPALAKEVLVAFGTIPSVSITSTDVISVKILARIGTDGAGGLCGGHSNAVGVRMYFDSLSRPANLKATF